In one Solanum dulcamara chromosome 1, daSolDulc1.2, whole genome shotgun sequence genomic region, the following are encoded:
- the LOC129889488 gene encoding probable WRKY transcription factor 51: MNSTFIETSTFPQTGSPNFIFPLSHSHMMTQDYSYNFQDFESSSFLDQLLVDYSPTNNNTCLLENHSHMMTQDYSYNGSSANSFYATPPNIKHLKEKSKVGIIKKEIQKNEKHVIAFRTKTQLEILADGYKWRKYGKKKVKSNKNYLRNYYKCSIQGCEVKKKVERDGHDSSYLITTYEGKHNHEVNSSIINLQSCKRGFRI; encoded by the exons ATGAACTCCACTTTCATAGAAACAAGTACTTTTCCTCAGACAGGAagccctaattttatttttccccTTTCCCACTCACATATGATGACTCAAGATTATAGTTATAATTTTCAAGATTTTGAATCTTCTTCATTTCTAGATCAACTTCTTGTTGATTATTCTCCAACCAATAACAATACTTGTCTTTTAGAAAATCACTCACATATGATGACTCAAGATTATAGTTATAATGGAAGTTCTGCCAATTCCTTTTATGCCACACCACCAAACATTAAACACTTGAAAGA AAAATCCAAAGTGGGGATCATAAAGAAAGAGATCCAGAAGAATGAAAAACATGTTATTGCTTTTAGAACAAAGACTCAACTTGAGATCTTGGCTGATGGATATAAATGGAGAAAGTATGGCAAGAAGAAGGTGAAAAGTAACAAAAATTATTTGag GAATTACTACAAATGTTCAATTCAAGGATGCGAGGTAAAGAAGAAAGTCgaaagagatggacatgatTCAAGCTATTTGATTACTACATATGAAGGCAAACACAATCATGAAGTCAACTCCTCTATCATTAATTTACAATCATGTAAACGCGGattcagaatttga